The Pirellulimonas nuda genome includes a region encoding these proteins:
- a CDS encoding carboxypeptidase-like regulatory domain-containing protein, whose translation MKAMALLQTNGARLLGILLLCGVAGCGGSGRVEVSGKAQRTDGAPVVGARVILRSAATGASANGVTDKEGKFSLGGMRKGDGIPPGEYGVAVSEDLGSWDSPRARSIHAKYASPNTSELTLVVRSAMTYDLELEPPADTKKR comes from the coding sequence ATGAAAGCGATGGCCCTGCTGCAAACCAACGGTGCTCGGCTGCTTGGAATCTTGTTGCTGTGCGGCGTCGCTGGCTGCGGCGGGTCGGGGCGGGTCGAAGTTTCTGGCAAGGCGCAACGAACCGACGGCGCCCCCGTCGTTGGGGCCCGCGTCATCCTCCGCTCGGCGGCGACCGGCGCCTCCGCCAACGGAGTGACGGACAAAGAAGGCAAGTTCTCCCTCGGGGGCATGCGCAAAGGAGACGGCATCCCACCAGGGGAGTACGGCGTCGCAGTCAGCGAGGACCTCGGAAGCTGGGACTCGCCCCGCGCCCGTTCCATCCACGCCAAGTACGCCAGCCCGAACACGTCGGAGCTGACGTTAGTCGTTCGTTCAGCGATGACTTACGACTTGGAACTCGAACCACCGGCCGACACCAAGAAGCGCTGA
- a CDS encoding PEP-CTERM sorting domain-containing protein (PEP-CTERM proteins occur, often in large numbers, in the proteomes of bacteria that also encode an exosortase, a predicted intramembrane cysteine proteinase. The presence of a PEP-CTERM domain at a protein's C-terminus predicts cleavage within the sorting domain, followed by covalent anchoring to some some component of the (usually Gram-negative) cell surface. Many PEP-CTERM proteins exhibit an unusual sequence composition that includes large numbers of potential glycosylation sites. Expression of one such protein has been shown restore the ability of a bacterium to form floc, a type of biofilm.) translates to MSLRYSIYHALLAGMALAALVAPAAAEVSFKGVPSSAANGDYNGDGVVDAADYTFWRDRLGSATPLPNDNGLGTPIGQAHYDLWKTGFGSTGGSGSSFAFEDAANWNPRTYTTAPTVGPETAPPGPDSIWFAAGVGQDATLVSTDERTGENGSLKMGTFAFGGESNSVDTNEKFTWVLNNSVTLTAKERNTTTGEVANDPGTRAARIGRDNFNPLGTTSGGTTETAAWGILLQKSGSLKYDTDVPAGSSNLDFSRDKSDSAGALYEISGSAELNLAGRVRIGDRDSGGGVRTTPGAIFRVRGSGATVNVDDFHIDSRLGLWDHDNDVDSDNPNGVTQINLGKFVTEFVLDANGASSIVVADNLQLGASEDIDGNREFGYAFLRIKLSEPTTAGSGVVGSGDEIVLFQADRLSSGIDADNDPQNTVEIEEGRFFDPDRAGPNSSGTTTLPHGGLWDGGTVRTDYAGAQYQWTINYFDSSDDAVVIDAVTLSNLNIVGTPGDLSGNGSLGVEDRNLLLGAIAAPPSIAIATAQNLFDLNADEVVDSLDLTLFDTYFPLGGAFAASQVPEPSSAALLCLAGLLWGARRRV, encoded by the coding sequence ATGAGCCTTCGATACTCCATCTACCACGCGTTGCTGGCCGGGATGGCGCTAGCCGCACTCGTGGCGCCGGCCGCGGCCGAAGTTAGCTTCAAGGGGGTCCCAAGCTCGGCCGCAAACGGCGACTACAACGGCGACGGCGTCGTCGACGCGGCCGACTACACGTTCTGGCGCGACCGGCTTGGGAGCGCGACCCCCCTGCCGAACGACAACGGTCTGGGAACGCCGATCGGACAGGCCCACTACGACCTGTGGAAGACTGGCTTCGGGAGCACCGGCGGTAGCGGCAGCTCCTTCGCCTTTGAGGACGCGGCCAACTGGAACCCCAGAACGTACACAACCGCGCCGACCGTCGGCCCGGAGACCGCGCCCCCAGGCCCGGACAGCATCTGGTTCGCCGCCGGTGTGGGCCAGGACGCCACGCTGGTGTCGACGGACGAACGCACCGGCGAGAACGGCAGCCTGAAGATGGGGACGTTCGCGTTTGGCGGAGAGTCCAACTCGGTCGACACGAATGAGAAGTTTACCTGGGTGCTCAACAACAGCGTGACCCTGACCGCCAAGGAACGCAACACCACTACCGGCGAGGTCGCCAACGATCCGGGGACACGCGCCGCGCGGATCGGCCGCGACAACTTCAACCCGCTTGGCACCACGTCGGGCGGAACCACGGAAACCGCCGCGTGGGGCATTCTTCTGCAGAAGTCGGGAAGCCTGAAGTACGACACGGACGTCCCGGCAGGCTCCTCCAACCTGGATTTCTCACGGGACAAGTCCGATTCGGCGGGCGCCCTCTATGAGATCAGCGGCTCTGCCGAGCTGAACCTCGCCGGCAGGGTCCGCATCGGCGACCGCGATAGCGGCGGCGGCGTCCGCACGACCCCCGGCGCAATCTTCCGAGTCCGCGGCTCGGGCGCCACGGTCAACGTAGACGACTTCCACATCGACAGCCGCCTGGGGCTGTGGGACCACGACAACGACGTCGATTCCGACAACCCCAACGGCGTCACGCAGATCAACCTGGGCAAGTTCGTCACCGAGTTCGTGCTCGACGCCAATGGCGCTTCGAGCATTGTCGTCGCAGACAACCTGCAGCTCGGCGCCTCCGAAGACATCGATGGGAACCGCGAGTTCGGCTACGCCTTCCTACGGATCAAGCTGTCCGAGCCAACCACGGCCGGCAGCGGCGTCGTTGGATCGGGAGACGAGATCGTGCTGTTCCAGGCCGACCGGCTCTCGTCCGGCATCGACGCGGACAACGACCCGCAGAACACCGTCGAGATCGAAGAAGGCCGATTCTTTGATCCCGACCGTGCGGGACCCAACTCGAGCGGAACGACCACGCTACCGCACGGTGGGCTCTGGGACGGCGGCACGGTGCGTACCGACTACGCCGGGGCCCAGTACCAGTGGACGATCAACTACTTTGATTCGTCCGACGACGCCGTGGTGATCGACGCGGTGACCCTGAGCAACCTGAACATCGTCGGCACGCCGGGCGACCTCTCCGGCAACGGATCGTTGGGGGTCGAGGACCGCAACCTCCTGCTCGGCGCCATCGCCGCTCCGCCAAGCATCGCGATCGCCACGGCCCAGAACCTGTTCGACCTGAACGCAGACGAGGTGGTCGACAGCCTCGACCTGACGCTGTTCGACACGTACTTCCCGTTGGGCGGCGCGTTTGCCGCGTCGCAGGTTCCGGAGCCAAGCTCCGCCGCGCTGCTGTGCCTCGCCGGCCTGCTGTGGGGGGCCCGTCGGCGCGTGTGA
- a CDS encoding Gfo/Idh/MocA family protein, with product MTLPSLLMIGTGEYTTGFTRNGASGSDKSAGVVALTCFHLRQRGRLGRLSMAGCNGTKFPAIRRHLQSVVGDAYRDLAVEFQGFPACDVQANPSAYKAALDGLNPGDIVTVFTPDDTHFEIAREAVERGMHVLVAKPIVKNLKEHLQLAIAAKRSDVLVAMEVHKRWDPIYADARDRIRELGRFSFFSSYMSQPKSQLGTFRAWAGKSSDISFYLNAHHVDFNNWVVEHCARPTSVAAIASTGVAASQGIGTEDTITLCVEWENFGDGSRATALYTSSWIAPQSDVHSQQRFFYMGQKGELNIDQAHRGYALATDGAGYSSPNPLFMKYAPDAHGRFAGQSGYGYRSIEAFVDAVHLIREGKETTEDFNGRLATIHDTAQVTAVLDAGRRSLDDGGRRFAIEYGADGRVLRIAPSAAVSKAGGPHWSGNGVPPAHPIVATDLATLASAPER from the coding sequence ATGACACTTCCAAGCCTTCTGATGATCGGGACCGGTGAATACACCACCGGCTTCACGCGCAACGGAGCAAGCGGGTCCGATAAATCGGCTGGCGTCGTCGCGCTCACCTGCTTTCATCTGCGGCAACGGGGGAGGCTTGGACGCCTGAGCATGGCTGGGTGCAACGGCACGAAGTTCCCCGCCATCCGTCGGCACCTGCAGAGCGTGGTCGGAGATGCGTACCGCGACCTCGCCGTCGAGTTCCAGGGCTTCCCTGCTTGCGACGTCCAAGCAAACCCGAGCGCCTACAAGGCGGCGCTAGACGGGTTGAACCCCGGAGACATCGTTACCGTATTCACGCCGGACGACACCCACTTCGAGATCGCCAGAGAAGCCGTTGAGCGCGGCATGCACGTGCTCGTCGCGAAGCCGATCGTCAAGAACCTGAAGGAGCACCTACAGCTCGCCATCGCCGCGAAACGCAGCGATGTGCTGGTCGCTATGGAGGTGCACAAGCGCTGGGACCCCATCTACGCCGACGCCCGCGACCGGATTCGCGAGCTAGGCCGGTTCAGCTTCTTCAGCTCTTACATGAGTCAACCGAAGAGCCAGCTCGGCACCTTTCGCGCCTGGGCGGGCAAGTCGAGCGACATCAGCTTCTATCTGAACGCCCATCACGTCGACTTCAATAACTGGGTCGTGGAGCACTGCGCGCGACCGACGTCGGTCGCCGCGATCGCTTCGACCGGCGTCGCTGCGTCGCAGGGGATCGGCACCGAGGACACCATCACCCTCTGCGTGGAGTGGGAAAACTTTGGGGACGGGTCCCGGGCGACAGCGCTCTACACGTCGTCTTGGATTGCGCCTCAGAGCGACGTGCACTCGCAACAGCGCTTTTTCTACATGGGGCAGAAGGGGGAGCTCAACATCGATCAGGCTCACCGCGGCTACGCCCTGGCGACCGACGGCGCCGGCTACTCCTCGCCGAACCCCCTCTTCATGAAGTATGCGCCCGACGCACACGGCCGATTCGCCGGACAGTCGGGGTACGGGTATCGCAGCATCGAGGCGTTTGTAGACGCGGTCCACCTCATCCGTGAGGGCAAAGAGACAACCGAGGACTTCAACGGCCGCCTAGCGACCATCCACGACACGGCCCAAGTGACCGCGGTGCTGGACGCGGGGCGCCGGAGCCTGGACGACGGGGGCCGTCGCTTCGCCATTGAATACGGCGCCGACGGCCGCGTGTTGCGGATTGCGCCCTCTGCCGCAGTGTCGAAAGCCGGAGGCCCGCACTGGAGCGGCAACGGCGTCCCCCCTGCCCACCCCATCGTCGCGACCGACCTCGCCACACTCGCTTCGGCTCCGGAGCGCTAG